The DNA sequence CTAAGTGTAATACGgtgatcatttttattatatttgtcATGAATGTTTCTAAAGCAAAGCACTTAGGGATGCCTTCTCTTATGAACATAATTTACgttggtatacagtacatataggcTTTACACATGGCTGTGGGCCTGGAGATAAAAGACCTTGCAGTTATTTTCAGTCTACACTATCATATGTAAAAGGTCACAGATTGCTTTGCGATAGGTTTCTTTTGAGATTTTCCACTGTCTGCCCTGGGAAAGTGCAGCAGGGCTGAGACAGGCTTGGTGGTCTCACCTGATGATGGTGTGCATGCCTTTGACCTGTGGAGTGCTCTCCAGAACGCTGAGGGTCTCTGGCAGAGGCTGAGACTGGTGTGCCGAAGCCAGCGCTGCCCTGTAACACCACAGTACAATCCGGGCTCAGTCAAGTCACCGAACACTCTTACTAACACATAACCATAGAAGGCTCAGAAAATCAAACCAATGAACACTGCATGAAATACAATTACCAATACTCATCTGAAATTACAGAATGCATGTGCTAGCAgactaaaatacaaataaatatatatagaaataaaggatgtaaatataaaattaaacaaaaatagttatgtactaaaaaaaagttatggaAATGCATTTTTGCATCTTCACCCAGTAAGTGAAAGaagctaaaataaaaattttcaaaaagaaaatagatTTACACTCCCAGGaataaaatgcagaaataaCAACAGCAAGAATAAAACTGTTAGTTGAAAAACTGAGGTCACAAGACACACTGCAAGAAGCGTTATTTCAGAGTTCTAATCACACAATATACaaagtgcacatactgtaaaagtgtGACTGATGTGGAAATGCACTATTCATTCTAATGactattataaattaaaaatataattgcaaTGCCATAATTGTAGTGCCACATATGAAACCCAAATTGTTGTAACATTaactcatttacagtacatacagtacaagctgtGTGTGtatcagcacaaataaacacatacaataGACAAGCTACTGAGAAGATGACAATTTCTCTTActacagaaaaatgaaatgataaTATTATAGATCTTATTTAAGTGGAAGAGAAGTGGTGTGCGTGTTGGGGGTGGCACATTGTTTAGCACCAATGTGTAAAAAGTGAGCTTCATTAAGCAAAACTGTGTGCAAAAAATCATTGAGGTGAGGAAAAGAATGTGAAATGATTATTGTGAAGGAATATCGACTGATTTGCTCAAAGCGGGGAAGACAGAAGGACAAATCATGGATGTATGACAAACAGTAAAGCAGCAGTTACAATGAAGGTGCAAAATTACACTGCCTTTTTCCCCCCCCAACACAAAATGCAAGGTCCTTCCAAAGAGTAAAAACAAGTCAAAATTTCTGttatttcaaatgcaaaataaGTCAAACGATACTGAATTCAGGTGTGCACAGCTCTAATCCTTTCAAAACTTTGTACGATCTTTTCAATATCCATTACACCAGATACATTGTTTATTTGGATTCCTAATGCTGCtgtgcagaattaaaaaaaaaaaaaacgttttgtgaTGTATGACCACTATAGATCAATGTTATGAAAGTTGCTGTAAAAGTGTGCTGGATTTTCTGCTCTCATGTGAATTGGGCCCGCGACTGGGACTTGAAGGAATGGAGCTGTGCAATCTGAGTTGTAATATTCTACCCTGAGCCACATTCTCACACACAGCAGAGACTTTTCATCTCTCAAGGTTTGACAAGACACTGAAAACTCAAATACAAATTCTTCTCACATATCCCAGCGCAGTTTCCTCTTTGGATAAGGGTGGTTTATTCAGAGCAGAAGGGTGGAAGGAATCACAGAATAAccacaagaaaagaaaacaaaaaaaacatacaaacaaaacATCAAATGTATGAGTATTAAAGTTATCAGGTTATCAAAGTGTGTGACAACACATACACTGTGCACCCTTGGTAGAACACtttcacagaaaaacagaacactgctatattttattattttaagaaacacaaTTTAGATAAAGTCATGCGTGTCTTCcaatttataacatttttaaacaatttaatctGCAATTATGCATTTAGCTACTTACAcattctttttctaaaaaagtCTGTTTCCACTCTGATTGAAATATTCAGCTGTAAAGCCTTTCTTTTCAAGAGTGCTTAGCGTGTATTCAGATTGTCACTCACTGTTAATGTAATGTTTAGCTGAAGCTTTAGGCCTTGATACTTCCTGTGTCTAAAGCAAGTAGTGGGTTTCCTTTCTGTACTCTATTGCGGCCAACCAGCTAATGGAAAATTGAACAGTGCCCCCGTCTATCGTGAAAACACATCTTACATGCTGGAAACTTTATAGCTAGTAAGACACAAAATTCAACAACTGCTACATAGAAGGAGAAGACTGAGGGTCAAGCCAGCGTCAAAGAACAGAAGGTAATATTTTTAGACACAGAAAGCTAGaggaaaagattatttttttctcagacaTAATCTAAGACATTCTTAATCATTCAAACTCCTGCACTTAGTTCACAGTTTTTATTAATGCAGCAGTTAATCTTCGTCAGGTGATTCCCAGCTGACAAATTGACCACCTAGCATTTCCaattataaatttatttttcactagTTTTTATGAAAAGATTACAAATACACATTACATAAGAATGGATAAGTATAGTATGTAGGTTATTGCATGGAAAAATGCCAGatatttaatgtaaaacatCCTATCATCCTATCTACAGTATTGCTGTACAGGAGTAACATGTTAATATGGCTTAAGTTCTAAAATCAATGATCAAATTCAAACTTTTAGGTTTGACTCcagacacagagagcctgtatcATTTAAGTGCAGCAGTTTATTCAGATAAGAACATGCCTTGGTCTTGAATAAATGAAACAGTGTGTTACTCTACCTGACGCTGAGCTCACGCTGTGCAGGTTACAGTGAGAATGCAGTCCATGTAATGCAATGCCAATATCATAATCACAAAGGAAAAAGATTAGAAAATGAACTTCTTTTCCTATTTATTAGTAATAACAAACACCGTGCAATTACTGATTAGagcatgttttcattttgctaAGAGCCAACATAATAATCAATCTTATTAAAAGACAGGTTCTTTGACAGACGTCACATCTGAAATTTCACTCCAGAAAATGACCaccaaatacataaaaaatcatACGATGGTCTCTGTCAACATTACTAAAAAGCAATCTGTACTTTAAAAAGATTACTTCCACTAGGTGGTGCCAAACAAAGCTTGCTTAGCCTTAGATATTGTTTAGTCAAGTGCatcaattgaaataaaaacctgTAAATGTTGAATTAGAATGGTATTTGATAATGTTGACACAtagcaaaatgtatattttgcaaTACCAAGAGCAGGGGTGACCAAACAGCTTTCAGTGAAAATAAATGAACTACAGTAGGTCTAAATGGTCAGACAGTATAGCGTTTGAAAAAGACAGTCTAATCAGTTGTATTgttctttgtttgttttaaaggacGATATTTGTATTTGCTTTCACATAATCAATATGCTTATtttccaaaaatgaaaacagcctTGGACCCCCTGATTGCATCACAAAGTGTTAAATGGCCCAAAACAGTACACAATTTGAACAACAGCAGAAACCAATAAAAAAACCAGTATCCCTTTTATAAGTACTACTATTAGTACTGACATTTCTAAAtctatcattttcattttatattcctTAACACAGTGCATACTCTTTAAGTAGTAATGTATTATGTCACACtagtttgaaattaaaaatgatggaATTATCAAATACCTAATAGGAATTCATGTATGGAGTGAACAACTGTCACTGAAACTATTCTTCAATGAAATTATAACATGGGAATCTATATGGAGTTTACATTACCTTATGTAAACTAAGAAGAACAAAAGAGTGGAGTAATAATTGAAGGACCACTTTCAAACTGATTAGGATAAATAAtttatgaacattttaaaaactacacatttaAGGGGTATAACTGTAACATCTATGCAATATATTGATATCACAGGATACTGCATTTATTAGTTTCAGACAATGCATTAATAGAAAGGGGCAGTCTTTCACAACATCAGCCATCTTCCACGTGACAGATTTAAACCCAGTTACAGACCACAAGTTCTTACGGTTCGATTTTCATTGTGCTGCCAAATTATAACTGAGTAAGTAACAACCCTTCATTCTCCACATGTAGAAAACAAGTTACGGTTTGCCAAATGTCATgttatttgattaaaataggCTCTTGCAAGTTACAACACACATAATAGACAACATGAAGCAAATATTTTAGGTGACTGGAAATACATTGATACCAACACATGAAAACTCTGAAATGAATTAAACATAGCTGTGCCTTTCTAAAAATcgttttaaaaggaaataataCTGATGCCAGCAGAGCTAGATTTTCACTTGTTCTTGGAAagagttcattttaaagaaatgcctATTAAAGAAATGAGGCATACCTGAACTATTTAAACTCTACAAATAAGATTTCATTGTCAGTTATAAAACAATTGACTTCTTGCACAGAAACTTCCAGAATACAGCACAGCTGTTTCTGtaataatgaaattaattttatagTGTGCTTTTCATATTACAAATATCCCCCAAAGGCCTGTACAGAAATCTACATCTATATTGAAATACTACTGTtcaatgtaataaaatattaagcacTGCTTGGCATACCAAAAGCAGCAATATTTTATATGTCTTTCCATATAAATCAGAGCTATGGAATCTGTATGGTATTTCCTGGCACCTTTTTAGGTATTAAAGCACACACACTTACCTCCTCAAGCTGACTGTGAACGTGCTGAACTATGAGATCAATAGCTACCATGTTCCCTCCACCTGGAAGAGTTAcagtaaattttaatttttaaacaaaaagacaaaaataaaaacaacacaacgTCCTCCACACATTTGCATTTGAACACAGTAGGTTTGTCACTCAGGTTAACACGAAAAATgactaaaaaataatatgatcAATTAGAAAATGACTCAAGTCcagcaaacaaaatgaaatatttttgcatCATCTCAAGCTCAAAATGAAAGTGCATTACACTGCAGTTAATACAAACATGGACTGTGTTTCTTTACTTAGAAAAGGCCTTTTCTGAATGGTCCAGATTTTGAAACAACAACAATCCAAAGAATTTAAGCGTGCTTTATTGATGAGGAAATGGAAGACCTACATGTGAAAAACAGATCCTTTTAAAAAGTTGGTGGAAAGAACAACTTTGAAATGTGAATCAGTTTGTACCCCTTGGGACGACTATATCAGCCAGACGCATAGTGGGTTCAATGTACTGCTCAAAGGCAGGCTTCACAAACTTGTTGTACTGTTTGATGACGCCCTCAATGTCACGCCCACGCTCAGTTATGTCTCTGCGTAGGCGACGCACCAGACGGATATCAGAATCTGTATCAACAAAGATCTTCATGTCTAAAAgctgaaacaaacagaaaatagtGTAAGGTTACGTGTTGCCAATTGGTACTTTGCATCCGGCTTGAAGCGTGATGGAAAAACGTTACAACGCTCTAGAAAAATGGACAAACCCATTCCTTCGCACTTACATAACTCTTTACAAACCAAACCAAAACTGATGACTGAGAAAATGCCCCGATATAATATCACGATATAATTACACACTAATAGAATCACTTTCTACTCATACTTGTTAGTTAAAAAGTTCAAATATTGTTAATAGTACCCCTGCAAAGAGGCAGAGGGGGGATATTTAAGGAAACTGGAGAAAATGAGACACAAAATAATGAATACTTACCTTTAACAGTTCTTTGTCTGCAAAAGACATAATGCCCTCAAAAATAATAACACTGGCCCCATAAAcagttttctggaaaaaaacaaactttgtgAGTGTTTAAATGTCACAGATAATTAATTTACATCTCCAGCTAATAGgccattatattatatatttaatattatattatattacattaaatcttaatattttgtaaataagCAATTATCCAGACAACAGCTTAGAAGAATATGGATTCTGACAGAAATCAGAGCTTCACATCAGAATATACAGAAATGTACTCTCTTAAAAATCCTTAACAAGATTAGCCTTAAATGCTCAAATGTGCTGGTGTGCAATTACCTAGTCTTTTCTATTAATGAGATACTGCCAAATGGAAATCTGCCTTTTGGTTCAGGTGTAGCCCTTGCTAGTACAGGTGACTGAAAGATTTGTTTCTAGTTCAATTAAAAGACATAGCTTTGGTTTACATACTCCACCAAAGCATGAGCCTTTAAATACCAAGGGCCTCAGGTTGTAGGTTTAGTTCCAGGTCAGAGGTTAACTGGGTGTGCTCATGTCCTTACCCATTCCTTCTGCCTGCCATGTGTGGTGAAGTCATATACAGGGATCTTCACACTCTTGCCCTGTTTCAGTTTCCTCAGCGTGTACACCAGCAAGGAGAAGTCAAAAGCATCTGGGTGGTCGAAATTGTAGTCGTTACTGGCAGCCAGCTGCTGCTCTTCTGGAGAGAGAACCTGAGGGGAATATGCACACAAGTCACTGCCCTGTGAATGGAatacgcctcttccagcagtccaGGCTGGTCCCATTAAGCAGGTGTGCCAGAATTTAGATCAGCCCTCCTTGGAAACGGGTAGGCCTCAGATTACACTGTTTTCATGACTTTTGTCAACACTGAACAGGTGCCTGTTAAATTATATGCCTTAAAAAGAAAGGAACGGCCATCATAGTGCTATACAGACCTGCTGTGtgtcatgctgaaaacagaaatcaAGGAATAAATGTCAGACACTACCGTCATTTTTAtgacatgaaaaaaaacaatgtaaagaTAGACAAGACAGAGGAGAAGGTGAAGACGTTGCTTTACAATACTCCTACTACATCCGgttttgcaattttattttaaggttAAAGTCCTCATCCATTCAGCATATAAACACGTCTTTGTTCACATTTCTTCGTTTTGCTAACCAGGCTGAAGATGAGGAACTCGTAGGCTGCAAGACCAAAAGAGCTGCAGGAAACTCTAATCATTGATTAGATTCAGCTATGCCACAGAGTTTAACACCTTcacttaattttttatttaacacaaaaaacaccaagcagtaaaaaaaactgtttttaaattacCTGACTTTAATCAGTTAACAAAAGCAAGCCAAGTGGTGGTtccaaatatatataattagttTTTACAACCAGATATTTGTTTCTGAGACTTATATCTAACTAAGGCTTTCTTCTTTATCAATTAGAAGAACACCAGAAAGAAACAATACAATATTTGATAAAAAGGTTTTTAGAATTTTAGAACAGGTTATTTAAGCACTACTTTTTAATCTTAAACTTGATCTGCATGGAGCAgcgtttacatactgtaactcattGACAACTGACATTGAAATAGTTTAGTTTTTAATCTTCACGTTTTAAAGACCATCAGCCTTCACCAAGTATTCCAAATGTTTGACTGATAGTGAAACTTTCTTTTCACCAATAAACTATACACACTATATCTATCTATACTTTTCATACCTTTAACCTTCCTATGAAGTTCTTGTCATTATGTATTTCCCACAAAAGGGAGTAAAATGAGAGGCATCCATTTCTTTACTCAAACAATAACtcaaaacattacaaatgaaacaaatttgATATATAATAGTGCAATATCAGTACCAGTGCACCAGATGGGGCCAGTGAGATACTGGCTAATTTGAGATACAGAAAGTGTCTGAAAGGGGGAGGTGTTATTGTGAACTAGGATCGCTTTCATGACTTACTCACACAGCACCCTGGTCCCTGGCTTTACTGAGAAGGATTACACAACCtgaaagcatttgtttaaagggGTGACATGCTATTAGTACAAAGGATTTAGTTCACAGTAGCTTTTACAAGTTAATACACCTACACCTAGGGCTTCCCGGCAAAAAATTGATTTTACAATACTAATTACTTTGACATGGTCAAGAAAgaaatttaaatgattttctgTGTGCAGAAGGGGGATGAGAAGTGTTTCTCTCTCAATAATCCGAAATCTGGATCTGGACTGCCACTTGTTCCCTTACAGAGCATTCCTATTCAATCCCATTAACATGCTCTCTCTGCTTTCCAGCTTTGCATCACAGAGGCTATAAATGAACATCAACATACCAGATTAAGTGTCTTTCTATTAAGCATTGTCCTGACTGGCCTGGAGATCTGAAAGCAGGTTGAATACAAACACCATTTTTTTCGAGGCCACTCACAACTCACAAATCCCTAAATCCTTTGAGTTCTGATGGTACACATCAGTGATCACGTGTGCTATTTAATAAATGGAGTCCCTCCTGGAACTTTCAACAAACACCAGTAGGCAAAAAACGTCACATTCGTGGGTCTCACAATCTTAGCCCAGATAAGGTTGTTAATAGTGTAGAATAAGATCAGAGAGCGCTGACTGCAGACTTTTCTCAGTCCGGTGCTGTCGGTACGGTACATGTGCTTCAACCCTCACCTTATAAAAAGAATCCATAGAAAGAAGGACGACCCAGGGCACATCCAAAGCTTCGATGATCTTCCTGGCCACTGTTGTTTTCCCAGAGGCACTGCCACCACACAGTCCTGTGCACATTCGGGAAATGTTTGAGAACAGAACATCTTTCCAAGAAAGCaaatcataaaataaattataaaataaactgtatttgtaaaaatactAAACCCTGGGAAAACCTCAAGAGGCGGTGATGGCATATTCCCAATAACCACACTCACAACAGCTGgctgaaaaatgtgaaatagaTCATTTGAATAGGAAATGGGAAAGCCTTTGGAAGAAAGCTCTTTGTAAATCAGTCACTTATTATCTAAGGTGAAAGTTATATGCCCACCATCATGGCAAAGCAAGACAAGAGTCAAGAGGAAATCAGGTGAACCAATATTGTTCCTGGGAGGGGATGTTTATCTATTGGGTTTGTTATCAGCTTATTAAGGGCTAatgacaaacatttttaaatacattttgaaaaataaaagggtCAATGCTGAATGCCAGATAACACTGTATgtccttttcattttctaacGGTTCATTATACTATGATGTTGACCTTTCTGCCCGAGTTGTACAAATGGGAACATTCATACTGAAGAGGAAGTCATAACAGTAGTATCTGTTGTGGAGCAGGTGACACTTACCGATTACAAAAGCTTCTTTTGACTGTGTACCATGTTCGTTATACCAAGGTGGCCTCCCTGCGGTATAAATAGTCCTTTTGCTTGTTCTGAGTAAAGGTGGCTCAGACTTGCACTGGCTTGTGGTTCTCTTCCGCGGAGAAAGAGTTGTGTTCACAGGAGGGAGTAGTCTGTCTAGAGAATCTTCACTGCTGCCGCTGGAATGAAGACAATAAATCAGAAAAAGACGTTTTTCTGTCAAGTTCTCTTCCATAGCTGAAGTAGCAGTGGTAAAactcagatttattttagaGTATCAGCATTATAGCGCATCTGTTGctcttttcatgttttattagAAAACTAGTACATTTCGACTATGAGGTCttcttcagattaaaaaaatcagtgatCAGACAAATCTTCTGTCAAAATAACAAGACTCAAAATTACCCAAATCAGACACAAAGTTGGTTGCATTTCCATATAATAATCATTGTCGATTTGTGCAATATTTCACCCCAATCcaaggaaaataaattacagtatgtattactcATTTATCAGTCACAACAACACAAAATGAACATAAAATGCATCAAACACTATAGTACAGCAAAccagtttattttatattttccaatACACCTCAGTGtgaatataaaatgtaatttaattattaCTATGGAAGGCCACCTAAACTGTTTAACCAGTAAGGGCactaactaaaaaaaacaggcttgaGTTCTATACAAAGTTCTGTATTGGGTTTGGTCTAAGTCATTTAACAGGTTTCCCAGGCCTGATTATGGAATACATCAGCTTCATCTGctttcattccatttgatttttttcttctgaaactaAGCTTAATCTATCCggttttaaaaaacagtgtCTGGTCTTAACCAGTGACAGAATGTAAATGTCAGTAAATAACATTTACATCAGAATTCACTTCaacttgttttattatttcaagGTGGAATTTCAGTGTTACGAATGCTCAGATGTGACTGCTCTTTGTCATTCCCAACAGTATCTATACATCTTTAGTTGAGAAGAAGTTTAGAGAGCTACCGGAAAGGAACAAACTGAAAACAGAGCTCTCCTGAATTATTTCTGGGAAACAGTACACCTAAAGAAGATTCTTTTTGAAATTGTGACCTGAACGGAGAGATGGAATAAAAATTCAATATCCTGTTCAGTTAAGAGATCTGTCTTAATTACTCAAGAACTCAGCCTGAACAAATTCCGGGACAAGGAGCACTGTTTTTTGTGGTTATATCTGAAATACCACACAGTATTAAATCATCCTCTATACGTTAACACCCATTAATACAAATCTCTTTATTACTCACTGCTAAGTAGATTAAAATGCAGGTCATTTATATTCAACCTTACAATGCCTCTCCAAAGACTACTTTTATATACTCCTTTCTTGTACAATTTAAGTTTTTATTACTACTTAGAAATTTACTACACTCAGAACATATGTGATAATATAATAATGCTGATGATCAATGCTGAAACTAAGGCAGGCCAAAAATACCATACCAAACAGACAAATCAACTGAATGCGAAATTCAAGCACTGAGCCGCACAACTACctaaatttatcattttaaatttgtgtaattaatttgagATGTATTAGCACTGTATTTCCTTCAATGCACCACCCCTTAGAAGTGAAATAAACCATAATTATTAAACAATCACAAcattttcctgaaaaaaaatctcctgttTAACaaggacataaaaacaaaagcacaccGTGAAAAGGGACAGACATAAATTAGGTTCAAGTTAAAAAGGTTTGGGGATGAGAAATTGAGTCCATTTGTTAAAGAGGTATTCTAACTGCAAATGAGGGGAAAAAGGAGTCATTTTTAGTAATACATAAGGAGCAATTAACCTTTCAATTgtaaaaagatttttatttttttaagtaaaatactGTAGTATAAGTAAAAATGTAGTTTACAGGGACATCAgatgattaaaacattttaacccTGTATAggctacaaaaaataaaagaatatataataataaaataaaaagaaattatataataatttggGTCACAACAGTGTAATTCTATGAAGATACTAAGTGGAAAATACCTAGAAAAGTATTCTACTAAAGTAGCCACTATCATATTAGTCACCACACAATGTGGTACTGTGTTAATCACGATAATTACTAATGCACAGTATATTATAAAGCACAAAGAAATATTATGTGTTAAGTAAAAAGCTGCTTCTTACATACCAaataatatcaaaataaaagGCTAAAAAGTGAACAAGTAAAAGCAGTCtatttgttctgtttctgtAATGATTTCAGAAGGGTCAAAATTAGGCTTCCTATGGAAATCTCCCCCTGCCTGTATCAATCTGCATAAGAGTTGCATTCATGTGTTGAAAGTCTTAGTCTGAGCAAATTCTCTTGCTACTAGGAAAATGAGACACCTGGTGACTGTAAAcaagaaaacactttttcaaCATACAGCAATAACCACGTACGTatccaagggaaatgttttttgTCTCGGTAAAGTTAGAAGAAAAAATAGTAGGTCTTGCTTACAACTTTGTAAGAAgaatttgaaaataatataattaatatggTAGACCCTAATTTGTTTTGAGATTATATCTATAATAATTAGTGAAGTAACAGCAGTGCAGTCAGATTACGTTCTGTAATTCTGTAAGAGAAAAAGTTCACCTTTAAAAATCCAATTTTTCATTCACCTAATTTGCTATATATGAATACTGCTATTCCAAAAAAGTGGCAGCATTTTCAGCTTTGCTTGCTTTTCAGGCAGAAACTTCATTAAAGAGCAGCCAACAATCAAACATGTATAGttgcactactgtatataactataACTGTCAAAACAGAAACAGTATTACTTAAAAGCTTTAGGTGGTCTCTATCACAAATTCAGAACTCCATTGACTATATTTTGATTTCTAAATCTTTCAACAGTTTTTTAAGCCAAAACTTTGGCTCTGATTTAAAACTGTATGTTTTAATACTGAAACCATGATCCACTCTG is a window from the Lepisosteus oculatus isolate fLepOcu1 chromosome 16, fLepOcu1.hap2, whole genome shotgun sequence genome containing:
- the LOC102685888 gene encoding uridine-cytidine kinase-like 1 isoform X3; translated protein: MNTLPSCSGARISGCWALRSDGSGSSEDSLDRLLPPVNTTLSPRKRTTSQCKSEPPLLRTSKRTIYTAGRPPWYNEHGTQSKEAFVIGLCGGSASGKTTVARKIIEALDVPWVVLLSMDSFYKVLSPEEQQLAASNDYNFDHPDAFDFSLLVYTLRKLKQGKSVKIPVYDFTTHGRQKEWKTVYGASVIIFEGIMSFADKELLKLLDMKIFVDTDSDIRLVRRLRRDITERGRDIEGVIKQYNKFVKPAFEQYIEPTMRLADIVVPRGGGNMVAIDLIVQHVHSQLEERKLRWDMAALASAHQSQPLPETLSVLESTPQVKGMHTIIRNKETSRDEFIFYSKRLMRLLIEHALSLLPFQACTVQTPQGQDYDGRTFHGIRITGVSILRAGETMEPALRAVCKDVRIGKILIQTNQDTGEPELHYLRLPKDISEDHVILMDCTVSTGAAAMMAVRVLLDHDVQEDKIFLVSLLMAEMGVHSVAYAFPQVKIITTAVDKKVNDLFHIIPGIGNFGDRYFGTDAPPDWSDDDLDEPSY
- the LOC102685888 gene encoding uridine-cytidine kinase-like 1 isoform X1, whose amino-acid sequence is MSTAYRKAGVSDMESVNKGSSLSDSGSSEDSLDRLLPPVNTTLSPRKRTTSQCKSEPPLLRTSKRTIYTAGRPPWYNEHGTQSKEAFVIGLCGGSASGKTTVARKIIEALDVPWVVLLSMDSFYKVLSPEEQQLAASNDYNFDHPDAFDFSLLVYTLRKLKQGKSVKIPVYDFTTHGRQKEWKTVYGASVIIFEGIMSFADKELLKLLDMKIFVDTDSDIRLVRRLRRDITERGRDIEGVIKQYNKFVKPAFEQYIEPTMRLADIVVPRGGGNMVAIDLIVQHVHSQLEERKLRWDMAALASAHQSQPLPETLSVLESTPQVKGMHTIIRNKETSRDEFIFYSKRLMRLLIEHALSLLPFQACTVQTPQGQDYDGRTFHGIRITGVSILRAGETMEPALRAVCKDVRIGKILIQTNQDTGEPELHYLRLPKDISEDHVILMDCTVSTGAAAMMAVRVLLDHDVQEDKIFLVSLLMAEMGVHSVAYAFPQVKIITTAVDKKVNDLFHIIPGIGNFGDRYFGTDAPPDWSDDDLDEPSY
- the LOC102685888 gene encoding uridine-cytidine kinase-like 1 isoform X2; translation: MSTAYRKAGVSDMESVNKGSSLSDSGSSEDSLDRLLPPVNTTLSPRKRTTSQCKSEPPLLRTSKRTIYTAGRPPWYNEHGTQSKEAFVIGLCGGSASGKTTVARKIIEALDVPWVVLLSMDSFYKVLSPEEQQLAASNDYNFDHPDAFDFSLLVYTLRKLKQGKSVKIPVYDFTTHGRQKEWKTVYGASVIIFEGIMSFADKELLKLLDMKIFVDTDSDIRLVRRLRRDITERGRDIEGVIKQYNKFVKPAFEQYIEPTMRLADIVVPRGGGNMVAIDLIVQHVHSQLEERELSVRAALASAHQSQPLPETLSVLESTPQVKGMHTIIRNKETSRDEFIFYSKRLMRLLIEHALSLLPFQACTVQTPQGQDYDGRTFHGIRITGVSILRAGETMEPALRAVCKDVRIGKILIQTNQDTGEPELHYLRLPKDISEDHVILMDCTVSTGAAAMMAVRVLLDHDVQEDKIFLVSLLMAEMGVHSVAYAFPQVKIITTAVDKKVNDLFHIIPGIGNFGDRYFGTDAPPDWSDDDLDEPSY
- the LOC102685888 gene encoding uridine-cytidine kinase-like 1 isoform X4, with protein sequence MNTLPSCSGARISGCWALRSDGSGSSEDSLDRLLPPVNTTLSPRKRTTSQCKSEPPLLRTSKRTIYTAGRPPWYNEHGTQSKEAFVIGLCGGSASGKTTVARKIIEALDVPWVVLLSMDSFYKVLSPEEQQLAASNDYNFDHPDAFDFSLLVYTLRKLKQGKSVKIPVYDFTTHGRQKEWKTVYGASVIIFEGIMSFADKELLKLLDMKIFVDTDSDIRLVRRLRRDITERGRDIEGVIKQYNKFVKPAFEQYIEPTMRLADIVVPRGGGNMVAIDLIVQHVHSQLEERELSVRAALASAHQSQPLPETLSVLESTPQVKGMHTIIRNKETSRDEFIFYSKRLMRLLIEHALSLLPFQACTVQTPQGQDYDGRTFHGIRITGVSILRAGETMEPALRAVCKDVRIGKILIQTNQDTGEPELHYLRLPKDISEDHVILMDCTVSTGAAAMMAVRVLLDHDVQEDKIFLVSLLMAEMGVHSVAYAFPQVKIITTAVDKKVNDLFHIIPGIGNFGDRYFGTDAPPDWSDDDLDEPSY